A genome region from Desulfocurvus vexinensis DSM 17965 includes the following:
- a CDS encoding AAA domain-containing protein, translating into MNSSNFQGINEKAIRLVDFLLRLANLRAKLIRDIAEYEKVLWVSSVPRERGCFTQAWGREEEHEQDEWLEVQNRREPELPTVPIRCEDWVNRSSLRNKNDIPELLSEIIRQMPNPDWHEGSDQPETVPHTERIVDHPEVQQAWDHYVEDKWLPWTEEHNAWEKVHKVYSALFGIYQEQLRLGEEYELVLGLGLLTWQTPTGQRARRHLIVADAILEFEARLGKFTVRPHTEGTKLRPEFDMLDIEEQPARAEETAKGSLAAAEDDPWEKGCVEGVLQALVHSINSQGDYNDSLEVKNIRASAKPIVEYAPALILRKRSAKGLTETLKRIKEQIEHGEDIPGEFADLAEIRPKVGLESPNGPEEANSAFDGEIFFPKPSNDEQRRIVDKIRAASGVLVQGPPGTGKSHTIANLICHLLATGQRTLITAKTPRALQVLEGLVPDELRPLCINLLGSGLEERRSLESSVGGILRKNEEWNEDRAKYERLRLEEGLRNLREENVRVNRRLRDIRESETHTQSIAEGAYRGTAARIAEAVNRDRADYEWFTDSIPLDKTCQISTNDLRSVLVALRQFTFEKRRELSLAWPQALPSPERFANLVSNETSATEEEQSSARGADEQLADLLSRNNPPVIEVIRNAFSTFRDTRRRLLATPYLWMNDALCDILSGNSSLWHELMRVVRDVVASIEELVSVADEIRIEFPDTIDIRSLYEDAGKLREHMETGGKLGWGLFRPKPVKERLYVIKTVKVGGRPCSAVEHFSALADALHVRIECEKAWGFWKGRCEKTEGPYALQLISLKSLRDALENALAIEELIGKCREAKNHCLGMGEPVWADESQIERVVSSCRLALARINKRLAAEEIQTIEVPISRIAAKGGAHQVTSDLLSAIRSRDMDKFALCANTIQDLEKQRQRLQKVDEYLSKLRRLIPQFTKSLEQTCNEPYWEERIQHIGDTWHWAQARYWIEDYIRKEDVPALAKRAKQIEDEINNIIAKLASLYAWSFCFSRLKENHRRHMEAWQQSMRRLGKGTGKHAPRHRREAQGHLNECREAVPAWVMPLHRVWDTVYPAPGMFDVIIVDEASQCGVEALPLFYLGKKILIVGDDKQISPDAVGLPRDSVHRLMEEFLYDFHFKSSFDIESSLFDHGKLRYGTRRITLREHFRCMPEIIRFSNDLCYSDTPLIPLRQYGPNRQPPLEHVFVSGGYREGSNNRTINRPEAEFIVQRIAEMCGDSQYNRKTMGVVVLQGEAQAALIENQLLERLGAEEMERRRLVCGNPYSFQGDERDIMFLSLVAASNERIGPLTKAADERRFNVAASRARDMMILFHSVTCDDLSASCLRRHLLDFFENTKPQQIAGIERDELERRASQDNRRVVNPPAPFESWFEVDVALELLRSDFTVLAQHEVAGKRIDLVVEGGQARLAVECDGDNWHGADRYEADMQRQRQLERCGWEFFRVRESAFYTDKIAALKQLWFMLEERGIFPGSCFSNHHSDSNEGWHDTEGGQVFEEFDDDDEEDDDPTQSDESPENDEIDLESVGRRVEEVTVMEIQNAIIKVLSKCPNQSCTVHSMASRVLKEVGVLTRGNPRKVFERRVMRCLNTLEGQEVIEKYKAKNNRIRLIR; encoded by the coding sequence ACAGAACCGGCGAGAACCGGAATTGCCCACGGTTCCAATACGATGTGAAGATTGGGTTAACCGTTCTTCACTCCGCAACAAGAATGACATTCCCGAACTTCTTTCTGAAATCATCCGGCAAATGCCGAATCCCGATTGGCACGAGGGTTCGGACCAGCCGGAAACCGTCCCGCACACCGAACGTATTGTGGATCATCCCGAAGTTCAACAAGCATGGGATCACTACGTTGAAGACAAATGGCTGCCGTGGACGGAAGAACATAATGCGTGGGAGAAGGTACATAAGGTTTATTCCGCGCTCTTTGGCATCTATCAAGAACAACTACGGCTTGGCGAGGAATACGAACTCGTGCTTGGCTTGGGACTGCTGACATGGCAGACACCCACCGGGCAGCGCGCACGGCGTCATTTGATTGTCGCCGACGCCATCCTGGAGTTTGAGGCCCGTTTGGGGAAATTCACCGTCCGTCCTCACACGGAGGGCACGAAGTTGCGCCCTGAATTCGATATGCTGGACATCGAGGAACAACCGGCGCGCGCTGAGGAGACCGCGAAGGGGTCACTGGCCGCAGCCGAAGACGATCCTTGGGAAAAAGGTTGTGTCGAAGGCGTCCTTCAGGCCCTGGTGCATTCGATCAACTCGCAAGGTGATTATAACGACTCGCTGGAAGTGAAAAATATCCGCGCCTCGGCGAAGCCCATAGTGGAATATGCTCCAGCTTTGATCCTGCGAAAGCGTTCCGCCAAAGGTCTTACCGAAACCTTAAAACGGATCAAGGAACAGATCGAGCACGGCGAAGACATCCCCGGCGAATTCGCGGACCTCGCGGAAATCCGTCCGAAGGTCGGCCTCGAATCGCCAAATGGGCCGGAAGAGGCAAACTCTGCATTCGATGGTGAAATCTTTTTTCCCAAACCATCGAACGATGAGCAACGCCGCATTGTTGATAAGATTCGAGCTGCAAGCGGCGTGCTCGTGCAAGGGCCGCCGGGCACCGGAAAATCACATACCATTGCCAATCTGATTTGCCATCTGCTTGCCACGGGACAGCGAACTCTCATCACGGCGAAAACGCCGCGCGCGCTTCAGGTTCTTGAAGGGTTGGTGCCAGACGAGTTGCGTCCCCTCTGCATCAATCTGCTTGGCAGTGGGCTTGAAGAACGCCGCTCTCTAGAATCCAGCGTTGGTGGCATTCTCCGAAAAAATGAGGAGTGGAACGAAGATCGCGCCAAATACGAGCGCCTGCGACTTGAAGAAGGCCTTCGGAATCTCCGTGAGGAGAATGTCAGGGTTAACCGACGGCTCCGCGACATCCGAGAGTCCGAAACGCATACGCAGTCTATCGCGGAGGGAGCTTATCGAGGGACGGCGGCCAGAATCGCCGAAGCTGTGAACCGGGATCGAGCCGACTACGAATGGTTCACGGATTCCATTCCTTTAGACAAGACGTGTCAGATCTCCACAAATGATTTGCGAAGTGTACTTGTAGCGTTGCGTCAATTCACGTTTGAGAAGCGCCGGGAGTTGAGCCTCGCATGGCCCCAAGCATTGCCATCTCCTGAGCGTTTTGCCAATCTCGTGAGTAATGAGACAAGCGCGACTGAAGAAGAGCAAAGCTCGGCACGCGGGGCCGATGAACAGTTAGCCGATCTATTATCAAGAAACAATCCGCCGGTCATCGAGGTGATTCGTAACGCTTTCTCAACTTTTCGGGACACGCGCAGGAGACTCCTAGCAACGCCGTATTTATGGATGAATGATGCCTTGTGCGATATTCTGAGCGGCAATTCGTCCCTGTGGCATGAACTTATGCGTGTTGTTCGAGACGTTGTTGCGTCAATTGAAGAACTCGTTTCGGTTGCCGACGAGATCCGAATCGAATTCCCGGACACTATCGATATCAGGTCGTTGTATGAAGATGCCGGCAAACTTAGAGAGCACATGGAGACCGGCGGGAAACTGGGTTGGGGGTTGTTTCGGCCTAAACCGGTGAAAGAGCGGTTATACGTTATCAAGACCGTGAAGGTTGGCGGTCGCCCATGTTCCGCGGTCGAACATTTCTCAGCTCTTGCCGACGCGTTGCACGTTCGTATTGAATGCGAAAAAGCATGGGGTTTTTGGAAAGGGCGATGTGAAAAAACTGAAGGGCCATATGCTCTCCAATTGATATCCCTTAAATCGCTGCGCGACGCGCTTGAGAATGCCTTAGCGATAGAAGAACTCATTGGCAAATGTCGAGAAGCGAAAAACCATTGCTTAGGCATGGGCGAGCCGGTATGGGCCGACGAATCACAAATTGAAAGGGTTGTCTCCTCATGTCGCCTTGCATTGGCGCGTATCAACAAGCGGCTTGCCGCCGAAGAAATCCAGACCATTGAGGTTCCGATTTCTCGCATTGCCGCCAAGGGCGGCGCCCATCAGGTGACAAGTGATCTGCTGAGCGCAATTCGCAGCCGCGACATGGATAAGTTCGCACTGTGCGCGAATACGATTCAGGATTTGGAGAAGCAGCGTCAGCGCCTTCAGAAGGTGGACGAATATCTCTCGAAACTGCGCCGTTTGATTCCACAGTTCACGAAGTCCTTGGAACAAACCTGCAACGAGCCATATTGGGAGGAACGAATCCAGCACATTGGAGACACCTGGCATTGGGCGCAGGCACGATACTGGATCGAGGATTACATCCGGAAGGAAGACGTTCCGGCGCTCGCCAAACGCGCAAAACAAATCGAGGATGAGATAAACAACATTATCGCGAAACTTGCTTCGCTTTACGCTTGGTCATTCTGTTTCTCACGGCTTAAGGAAAACCATCGCCGCCACATGGAAGCCTGGCAACAGTCCATGCGGCGGCTTGGCAAGGGGACGGGGAAACATGCGCCACGTCATCGCCGCGAGGCTCAAGGGCACCTGAATGAATGCCGCGAGGCGGTTCCGGCTTGGGTAATGCCACTCCATCGCGTTTGGGACACGGTGTATCCCGCGCCCGGCATGTTTGATGTGATCATCGTTGACGAGGCTTCGCAATGTGGCGTCGAAGCGCTTCCCTTGTTCTATCTCGGAAAGAAGATATTGATCGTTGGCGATGACAAACAGATCAGTCCGGATGCCGTGGGTTTGCCCCGCGATTCAGTGCATCGCCTGATGGAAGAGTTCCTTTATGATTTTCACTTCAAGTCGTCATTCGATATTGAGAGTAGCCTGTTCGACCACGGGAAACTTCGGTATGGAACCCGGCGCATCACGTTGCGTGAGCACTTCCGCTGTATGCCGGAAATAATCCGTTTCAGCAACGACCTTTGCTATTCGGATACGCCGCTAATCCCCTTGAGGCAGTATGGCCCGAACCGGCAGCCCCCGCTGGAGCATGTTTTTGTGAGCGGCGGATATCGTGAAGGCTCAAATAACCGTACAATCAACCGCCCGGAAGCCGAATTCATCGTCCAAAGAATCGCCGAAATGTGCGGCGACAGCCAGTACAATCGGAAGACTATGGGCGTGGTGGTGCTTCAAGGCGAAGCGCAAGCAGCTTTGATCGAGAATCAATTGCTAGAACGACTTGGGGCCGAGGAAATGGAACGGCGTCGCCTGGTTTGTGGCAATCCTTACAGTTTTCAAGGCGATGAACGCGACATCATGTTTCTGTCGCTCGTTGCAGCCAGCAATGAAAGAATCGGGCCTCTCACAAAGGCGGCGGACGAGCGCCGCTTTAATGTCGCGGCCAGTCGAGCCCGTGACATGATGATTCTTTTCCATTCGGTCACCTGTGACGATCTAAGCGCTTCGTGTCTTAGGAGACATTTACTTGATTTCTTTGAGAATACGAAGCCTCAACAGATTGCTGGAATCGAGCGGGATGAACTGGAGCGGCGAGCTTCACAGGATAATCGGCGCGTCGTGAATCCCCCCGCGCCATTCGAAAGCTGGTTCGAGGTTGACGTTGCCTTAGAACTTCTTCGCAGTGATTTTACTGTGCTTGCCCAGCATGAAGTTGCGGGAAAGCGTATTGATCTCGTGGTCGAGGGCGGGCAGGCGCGGCTGGCTGTCGAATGCGACGGAGACAATTGGCACGGCGCTGACCGTTACGAGGCGGATATGCAACGCCAACGGCAACTTGAACGTTGCGGATGGGAGTTTTTCCGTGTGAGAGAGTCGGCCTTTTACACAGACAAGATCGCGGCGCTTAAACAATTGTGGTTCATGCTTGAAGAGAGAGGTATTTTCCCCGGATCATGCTTTAGTAACCATCATTCCGATAGCAATGAAGGATGGCATGACACTGAGGGTGGGCAGGTTTTTGAGGAATTCGATGATGATGATGAAGAAGACGACGATCCTACTCAAAGCGATGAATCACCTGAAAATGATGAAATTGACTTAGAGTCGGTAGGCCGTCGCGTGGAGGAAGTTACCGTAATGGAAATCCAAAACGCTATTATCAAGGTATTGTCAAAATGCCCAAACCAGTCCTGCACCGTGCATTCTATGGCATCCCGTGTCCTCAAGGAGGTGGGGGTTTTGACACGCGGAAACCCTCGTAAAGTCTTCGAGCGTCGGGTAATGCGCTGTCTTAATACGCTTGAGGGCCAAGAGGTTATCGAAAAATACAAAGCCAAGAATAATCGAATCAGGCTGATAAGATAG